In Phoenix dactylifera cultivar Barhee BC4 chromosome 1, palm_55x_up_171113_PBpolish2nd_filt_p, whole genome shotgun sequence, the genomic stretch TTCTGCAAAGAAAGGTAGTGAAGGCAACAAAGATATCATTGCTGTTGAAGCTAAAAGTTCAGTCATCAAAAATTCGAAAGGCCTAGGATCCTCAACTGATGTGTCCAAAAACTCCAAGGAGGGAGAAAATAATGATCCCAAACTTCAAGAGTTTCTTCAGATCATGCAGCCACGTGTTAAATCAAAGCTGTGGGCAAATGATACATTGGGTGGTATCCAACTTATTGAAAAAGATGAAAGAGGTGCCGAAAAAGAAGCTCagccacccaagagtaaaagaaatGAATCAGCTAAACTGAAGGTTCAGGTCATTGATGGGAGTAATGGGGAAAATGGGGTAGCCCATGGGACTACATCAGTTCACATACAGAAAGGGGCTTCTGAAACATCAACTGAACAATCAAATGAAATTGCACAATATGATGTCATGACAGATATGGATTATTTTAAGAGTAGAATTAAGAAAAATTGGTCAGATTCAGAAACTGATAATGAGGATTCAAGAAGCGAGGAAGATTCCAAATGTGAATCAGAGTCTGAATCTGATGATGAGAAATCATTCGAAACGCGAGAGGTTGATGCAAAAGGTCGAACTGTCCAAACAGATGGTAGCACTCCTGCTGGACACAACCAAGTTGAAGTAGAAAATGAGACTTCTTTAGAAGATTCTGAGGGGGAAACTGATGACAATGAGAACCCAACATCATCACTTAGTGATGAGAAAAAACAGGCATTGGACACTGGCCGCCTGTTTATCCGCAACCTTCCATACACAACAACGTAAACTGATTTCTCTACCCCCTATAATAGCGTTATATTTAGTAAATGTTAATTCTGTAAGATTTCTTTTTGGACAACAAGGttcagattatttttttttctgataaatCTTAATTTATTTGCTGATGGAACCCAGCGAAGATGAGTTGATGGAGCTCTTTGGTCAGTTTGGTGATATTTCACAGGTCCATCTTGTGGTTGACAAAGATACAAAACAATCCAAAGGCATTGCCTATGTACTGTACACACTACCAGAATCTGCCGTCAGGTACTTTCTTATTTtggtattttattcttttcgtgTCTAGATAAAATCTTAGTATATTTTGAGTCTTATTCATGATAATATCAGGCAccatttatatatgtatatccatGGGTATTACTTGTTGTCTTCTTCTTGTTTACAAGTTGACCTATAACTTGATTTTCTTTCTGGCGCTGTCTTAGTTATGCAAGGAGAAATGTAAACATTTCTCTCAACCATGCTTATTAATGAGTGGCATTTTTATGGGTTGATgcatgaaaaatagaattttagtATACAAAATTATTGGCCTAGAGGAAAAGATTAAAGTTTTAGCATGTTGCATCTCATCTTTGGCATACCATGAATGTTCCTTAGAAGAATATGTTCTTTAGACAAGGAGGCAAAGGAACCCTTGTTGTTGCAATCCTGTCATGATGCATCTGCTGGGTGGTTGAAGGAGTTTCAAGCAAAAGGGATGAGGAGGAAACTAGTGGAATGTGCAATTGCCCAAACATTCTGGATGTGGAGTTAACTGCATGTTTGGCAAGAGCAGTATCGGCAAAGAAGTTTTATGTCTTAAGGGTGCTTTAGACAAGGGGACAAAAGACCCTTGTTGATGTGAACCTGTAATGAGGCAAATGCTGGGTGGTTGAAGGAGTTTGGAGCAAGGGGGAAGGGGAGGACTAGTGAATGTGACTAGTTGCATATGCTGGGTGGTTGGAGCTGTTTGGAGCaaaagggaagaggaggaaaataGTGGAATGTGCAGTTGGCTGAAAGGTCTGGGATGTAGATTTATGTGCATGACAAAAAAGTATTGGCAAGAAGTTGATAAGATGCTGATTGTACATATTGCATGCTTGTATTGTATCAGCCTGCGCTGTAATATCAGCATGGCACAGTACTTGATGCGTAATGACATTAGTAACCAACTAAAAGCCAACATGACTAAGAAAATACCCAATCCATTCTGTGATGGTGAACCAGACTGCCCAAACTCAGACCTGAgccaagatcaaaattttcaactCAAACCTAATCTGAATTGGTTGGGTTAGATCAGGTTGGTTGATTCAACCCATGTTTGACCTAGGTTGGAGGATGCATAATTGTTGAAATATAGGGCTAATTTGGTTTTGCATAAGCTGGGATTGCTATGAAGAATATTGGGTTGGACTCTGGGTGGGTCAGGTTAGCTGGAAGCCTGGAGCATAGGCTGGGATTGCTGCGAAGAATATTGGGTTGGACTCCGGGTGGCTCGGGTTAGCTGGAGTAAcaaacagatttgggttggTCAGGTCATCAAAGTTTTCACTTGCACctgatttaatttgaaattaggTTGACATCAACTCAAGCCCAGCACAAGTTTATATTAGCGCAACTCAACCTAGCTTACAGGCGGGCTCAGTTTGGGTTTGGGCTAACTTGGTCCAGTTTGCGCCCTAGTTTTGTAATTGCTGTGCTTTCTGTCGtctgtaattgttatattgttAATTCAGATAGACTACTCTTTCATACCATATGTTTGTTTAAGTGCTTCTATGGTTTGTTACAGTTTTGCATTGTCTTTTGAACTTTTTTTACTTTTgaacattattaattttttgtgtTAAACTGTTTAAGATGATGTTTGACTAAAAATCAAAATGTGTTTAATATGATTAAGGATTCTATATCAGTTTATGTGGGTTAAaaaatcctatatgatttttgaACATAGGTAGCTAGGaaggggtggggtggggtgggggggaAATATGCTGTCACCAGCGTAGGGCCAGGCCACATATCTAGGCCATTGAGGCCTATGCAGGCACCTAATGTGCTGATATGTTTTCCAGCTGCATATGGGCGGTCTGATTAATGTTGATCTGATTCCTCTTTTGCATTCTGCTTTTATATTCTTGCAAGGAACATATCACTACTTTTGGTTTGAAATCTATATAACCTCATAATATTATACAccacaagtagtttaataattttgtgaaatattttcttaattttttttgaaattcaatgCCTTGTACTGGTGTATGATATTTATACTTCTACCAGTATAAAGTTACATAGAAATTATAGATATAGAACACTCTCAGTGCAGTCAGATCGTGATTTATGAGAGTAAGAATAATAATTATTTGGTCAATGATGATGAAGTTAAGCGGACATGGAAGTATATAACTATAAGTTGTTAAGCTACACTTTACTAGAGAATTTTTTTATGTAAAACCATTTATTTAGGAGGATCACATTCATAGCTCCACGATACAAGGTTTTCTGAAGACAGAGTTGATGAGAAATTGATGaaaatttctgggcttattgATAGAGCCATAATTGCATGtattattatatttgtgatgaacacTGCTGGCTGATTATTGTCATGGAAACTTGATGAATTCCCTCTTACATAGAGGACTAAGGGTTTATGCAAGTGAACTAGGGCAAAGTTTAAGGGGATCAGCTTGGTTTTGATGTCATGGATGAGTACTTGGGACTAGAAGATGATCTGAGAAGGTTGACACCTTTGTGGAAAGACTTGTGAGGGTAGAGTACTTATTTCTGGTGAAGAATTTAGCACCAACTTTCGGAGAGTTGGTGGCAGCTTGAAGTTTAGTCGTACCATGTTCTTAAaccttgatgatttttttttgatccaTTAATGACCACAGTGGAATGAAGCATGTTGGTTTAAGGTTTGGTTGGGATGGTGGTTGTTAAAGCTTTCTTAGTTTTCTTACTGTAACTGCAATTAGGTTGCTGGAATCATAAACTGCTTAATCGTGAATTCATTTTTATCCCTAATGTTGTTCATAGTTACCAAATTCAGCTTGTCAGAGCTATGCTACTCTTGATATTTATCCCTTTTCCTCATAGGTAGTGACTTCTATGCATGTATCAAATGATTGTTACTCCTTGTGGTTCAATTCCTTTAGACTGCATTTATTTTGTAACGTGATTATTTCTTGGGACTCCTAATGCAGGGCATTAGAAGAATTAGATAACTCTATCTTCCAAGGCAGATTGTTACATGTTTTGCCTGCAAAACCACAAAATCCATCTACTCAGAAGCTTGAGTAAGGATATAGCTACTATCTCATTTGTCTTACCGCACATTCTTTTAACATTACGATCTTCGAACTCTCGTTTTTGTTGTTACAATAATGTATGTCTTAATTTTGCAAAACTTCAAGGTCGGATCATGCAACTATCAAAAAGACTTTCAAGCAGCAACGGGAGGAACAAAGGAAGGCGTCTGAAGCTAGTGGTGATACACGAGCATGGAATAGTTTGTTCATGCGCCCAGACACAGTATGACCATGCTTCAAAAGCAAACCTAAACTGTGAAGATATTCTTTTGTTTAACTTGATGTTTGTTTTCAACAACATATTGTTTGACATGCCCACATTCTACTGCTGAGTCTCCACACTTTTTGGCATCTGCTGCTTTTTCTGTCTACTTAACTGTTGCATATTTCCATCATGAATGAAATGCTATTAGATGATTCATCACCATATTTCATCTTGTTCTTTTTTGATTTGTTGTTTTGTCCCTCCTTTCTAACTTGCCCAAATAATCGAGACAAGGCTTGATGATTATGATCAAGGTCGGAGGAACCGGTACCGGGCACCATACCGGTTCTCCGGTTGCATGAGTCCGTACGGGCCGTGACGGGCTTGTACCGACAGATGAGAGGGCACAGTAccgtgagagagaaagagagagagagagaatggggagagagggagggaggccgacGGAGGGTGGCAGAAGCCGGCGGACGCCAACGAAGGCCGGTGGAGGGCCAACGGAGGCTGAGGAAGGTTCAAAACAGAGGAACCAGCTGCGGCCTCCGCGGGCCCTCCGCTGACGTCCcgacttctccctctccctctccctcctctgcttactctcttttcttcttcttttctagctcCGGTAACGGGTCTCATTTTCGTTGTTGGAACCGTACTGGTGAGCCACTGGTACGGCTCGGAATGGCCAGAACCGTCCGGTTCGAGACGGTTCCGCCAGCCCTGGTTAAGGTTATGACGATATTTTCATCTTGCTTACAAGAGCAAATTATAAGTGTTGTCAAATGTAAAGAAGCCAGCTTGAAGTATGAAAAGCCTTTGCTAGATAAATCTCAACAgcttcaataatttttttaattatattagtTTAGCTACTAAAAATACTGAGAGAACCATCCCCTTTAGAGCACCATAAAATAAATTCTATGGTTCATGTAATCAACCATCTATTGGCTCATGCCAGTAGAGGACATGCTTTGGAGTTTAGATAATAAAACCCTTCAAACTGCGAATTCATTCTTGTCTTCAAACAATTATCCAAGATTTGGTAGAACATGTGTTCCAAACTAGTAATCAAAGTTCACCGTACTTGTGTGTATCGTCCCATACCAGGCATACTAAACTGAGACTCAGTATAGAGGATGTATTGTGTCTTGAAATATTGAATAGACCCTATATCGGGCGTACGACATTGACCAATGTGGTACCGATATAGGATCCAGTATCGAGACAGTGGATCTTGCTAGCAGCGTTTGCCGAACCGACCTGAACTAGGCGATTCGGCTTGTATTGAATTGTACCGACACGAAATTAGGACGGTTTGGCCGTTTGGGTCAATTTGGCTTATAAAATCCCCCGCTCGCTCTTGTTTGCTACTCTCTTGCTCTTGTTCGGCCTCttgctcttctctctctccctctgcaAACCTAGGGACCTCCACTCTTCTCCTCTCCGAGCTTTGGCCCTCCCATCCATTGTCGTCCCTCATCGAGATCGCTCTTTGATGACGTGTTGTCATCCCTCCTCGAGATCGCTCCCATCCTCCACCCAGCAACATCAATGAGGTAAGccccccctcttcctccctctcccactctccctctctcgcccctcctctctcccccccctcctttcctcctttctctcttgctctcttcctccctctccttctcccttttCCTCCCCTTGGTTTGGTATGCCTCAGATTGGTACGGTATGTATCGGTACTATACCAATTTGGTTGCCGATCAGTACGACCCCCAATACCAGTCTGGCAATCTTACTAGTCAGATTTGTCAAGTAATATTCTCCAATATGTAAGAGGCTAGATATCAGAGGATTTTATTTACTCTTAATTACACTTTTGTTAGGGTTTTAGTGTTTGTCTAGTTTGGGTGATTGATTCTGAGCTAATTAACATTCTGATGCTCTATAAAGTAACCTCTCTTAAGGAGTTTGGATTGCTATATCTGGAAGATGTATTGGTGGAAGAAAAAAGAGCTAGTTGAATTCTAGAAATACAGGCACAATGAGCTACAATAatacttttctatttttttactaaaaagatgcatttaaaattaaaaaataatgataatgtTATAGGAGAAAAGTTGATGAGGTAAAGATTGAGTGGGGAAACACGTATGGTCAAATCACTTCTTGCAGGGGCATGTCATTGGAGTTGGCGATATACTCATATACAGCAAATTAGATTTATTAGTTGTTAGTAAGCATTTCTTCTCATCTTGCtcgcttatatatatatatatattaccctACAAAGTGATCACACATGCTTCATTTGGGTAAATACACTTCTTCTTGGATTGTTAAGTGTGTTTAACTGCTTTAAAAACTGAGCATATCATTGTAGATAATAATATTTCCTTTTATGAACCCTAGATTCTTTATGCTAGGAGACATCCAACCTTCTTCAGGAAGAAGTGCTGAGTGATGTTCTTGCTgattaaatttttctttatctcaTATTTCCAAGCTTATTGAACTTGAATTGTATTCATAGCTGGacatgctttttatgattgatcatCAGCCTAATGTCAATCTTCTAACTTTCTTAACCTATGTTTGTCACCAGAATCAATTGCGATATATTTCCAAGATCATCCTTCATTTTACTCATGCTTTGTCTAtttgctctctctttcttgaattTGCTTCTCCAGAATTctcttatattttcttttcagtgTCCTTTGTAAGTTGCCTCACCCCCCTCTCTCCGTCACCTCTTTTGCCacatatttattcttttttactTGCTTTGCCCTGATGCACCTTGTGAGTCCTCTATTCCTGTGCTTTTCCTAGTGCTCTTTGATCCTTATAATTGCCTTCTTTTCCTTATCTTGATGAACCTGCTGATGATCCATGTTGGGATCTTGTGCACATACACATCTTGCCCTTGATCTTCTATTTTCTTGTGGACTGCAATTCGTCACAATTTTTTGTGTTTTCAATCCATATATTCTTAAATCTTAATAGAAGCTCTAATATTTTTGAGGATTGTTCAACATCTGCAGTCACATACCACTatgtccaagaagctcctctctTGGTAACTTGTCCACTTCTAGACTTTCGTTCCTTTCTTGGGAGGATAGCTTGTTTAAAAGGAGATACGTTGTAAACTAAGATAATTAGTTGAAATAGGAGCAAATGGTCTGAAGGCACTTCACTAATGGCATTGCTAATGTTCGTCGAATCGGTATTGGAGGTTGTATTGGCTGGCAACTGGTTCGATACGATATGGGTTTGTATTATGCCGTTTTGGGGCATATTGAAAatagggagagggggagagagataacaagaggaagagagagagggagggggagagggaggtagGAAGGGGAGGCTGGGgggtaaaccctaaccctaactctagtggagggagggagagagagagggaggaagggggagggctgAGGGTTGAACCCTAACCGTAGCCCTatcggagggagagggagagggagggtgaGAAACTTACCAGTGCCAGTGGTGGCCGAGAGGGAGCAAGTAGCACCGGATGCCATCAAAACCCTCGAATGCTTGGGAGGATGCTCTTGTACCATCGCGAGCGAGGGCCGGGAGGTGAGGATGCTCTCATACCATCACGAGCGAGGGCTGGGGGGCGTCGTGAGCATGGGGGGCTCGAACCATTGCCAGTAGGCAAGGTGGAGACTTGAACCATCGCAAGTGGGCGGAGAAGCTTTCATAAGCAAACCGGGGGTGGGGTAGGGGTTTAACAACTGGACTGACCCGACCCTCTAAACCGTTCCGACTTAGCATCGGTTCGGATTGGTTCGGCAATCACTAGGCATAGCTGTAAAATTGAAGAGATGATTGCAAAGAAAGCGATGCCTATAAATATCTGTATTTCccgttagagagagagagagagtccagGTGAGAAAGTATTGGAAGATATTACAAAATGAGTGAGTAGTAACAATTGTATGCATACTGATTATCTTGGGTACTAGTTTGTCTTTGATTTTGTTctagttttcttttccttgtatACAAATGACTTGAGCACTGTTAATTTGGGTGCCAAGGTGGATAATGAGTCAATAAGACAGGAACCTGTGGAACTCAATATTGTTCTGATGTTAGAAAGTGAACCTTAAGTTAGTATCATTTGAGGAAAAATATATAATGCTCCAATAATTCATGTGGGCACTCAATATCTTCCCATGTATCAGCCTACAAGAAAGGGCTCTCACTACTTGCAAAATTGTCAACGAAGTCAGTATCTTTATCACTTTTAGTTTCACTTCATGATTCTGACTTATGACTGAACCTACATCTAGTGAAAACAACCACTATGAATGGTGGTACCATTGTGGTTGGTCCCTTTGTTGGTGTCTGTTTCTTGGTTTGTGTGTTCAACGGGCTTAGATTGTGGCTGTCCTGTGATCTTCGCTTACGCTGTTGTCAATATTGTCTTCATGGAGAGATGGTATTAGAATGCTCTATTAGCTTGAATATGCTAAAATGGTGTCTTTGTCTGGAAATGATGCTTCCAACTCTGATAACTTAAGGTAGCACATCTCATGTCAGTTTGAAATGAACTTAAGAATGTTTTCTAGGTCCTTGACTTGTGTTCTTGTAAAGGGTAATTTTAGTATGTTTCTCTGAACCTAAAGTATGAGGTCTCACAGGCTCACACTGTTAATTGGCGACTGGTCTTCTCTATAAAACTCACGTTGCTACATATGGTTTTTGGGGTGAGCCTGCAGGTCTTCCACATTCCTTGAAACCTTTGAGGGACTTCGTAGAGTCATCATTGTTATTGATTGATTTGATAATTTGGCTGATACTCAACTGCCTGTTTTGTTTTATTTGGAGGACTGAGAAAGTGACGATCGGTCCTAGTTAGTATCTTTTGTACAGCTAAGTATAAAAAGTTTATGATTTCTTCGACCATAATACCACACAATTTGAGTACTGTGGGTGATCAATAATGAATTCAAATGGGAATATACTAGAGATATTGCTGGACTTATATTGTTTTCCACATCTTTCTCTTGATGTTCATGATTTGTTAACTAGATTTTTGAACTTTGTGACCATTTTATCAATGCAttgcattatttttttcaaGCACTTGCTTCTCAAGTCGTAtgcatttcaatttttttttttgaatcgtTCAAGTTTcaagttattttttctattaaGCTTTTTGTGATGTCTTTCCTGAAAATAGCAGGACAGCAAGAAGCAGAATATACTTTTCTGTTAGAATATTTAAGAAAAAAGCagtcataagaacatatcactTTACTTTTGCCATCTCCTCTCCGACGACTAATTATGATATCCAAACAAATCTCATTATGATGCGTGACATCTGCCATCCGCCTTTTTTCTCACATCAATCACTGGCCACCTGTGTAAAAGTAACCTTCATGCACATTTGGTGGTGGTTGACATTATAAAATAGTAGACGGTGGATCCCTTGCTTCCACATACCACTTGATTGGATGTGGTGATTACAatctgataattttttttttcataatcttAAACTGCAAACTTATTGCTTAATGTGCCAAgtactttcttccatgcataTTGTGTTATTCAGCTTATGGTCTTCTGCATATCAATAGGTTGTTGAAAACATAGCTAGAAAACATGGCATCAGTAAAAGTGATCTCCTCGATCGAGAAGCAGATGATCTTGCTGTACGTATTGCACTTGGAGAAACACATGTGATAGCACAGACCAAGAATGCTCTATCTAATGCTGGAGTTAATATCATTGCAGTGGAAGAATATGCTTCTAAGAAGACTGACAATATCAAAAGAAGCAACCATGTAATATTGGTTAAGAATTTACCTTACAGTTCTTGTGAAGGGGATCTTGTTAATTTGTTTGGGAAATTTGGAAGTCTGGACAAAGTAATTCTCCCACCGACCAGAGTATTGGCCTTGGTATGTTAACATTGTTTCATTAGTCTTAATTTGACATATGAAGTTTTGTATAAGTATCTCTTCAATTTTTTAATATGCTGTTATTTGATTATATTGGGCAATCTTTTGACTTAGATCAGTCTCATGGGAATCTCTTGAATGCTACATGTTCGTAATATGTTTTCTGTTATGTAACCCTGAATCCCTTTGTTCATATGCTTGGTTTTTAAGCCATGTCCTCGCTTCTTGGCATAAAACCCCTTATCAGTAGTAATTTAGGAGTAAAACCCTCATACTCAAGTCATGATGATATTCTTATTAAATATCATACTCCAAGTTTTAGATATGATCCTCGATTTTAATATTGAAATCAGATTTAACAATAACTTTTGATCtataataaatttcaaaatgcGCCTTTCTTCCACTTCTCTCTTGTTGTGATACCTTGAGGTCATGGTGAGCTCACCCTTCACGCcccacctcccccccccccccccccccccccccccccacccaacacgcacaacaacaacaacaacagtgGGATATGGTGTATTAAGTCTTTTCATATTATGGTTTCTTTGTGCTTATCACTTTTGTGAGATTCCTTCTTACTAGTGTCAAAAACCAGGTTGAAATATTTTGCAATCTTTGCAGTACTCATTTGTATTGTTAAAGCCAAATTTGCTACCCTTGTATGTCATCATCGTTGTATGAAGCAGATGTTTTCATAGATCAGTAAGGTACATTTTATGTGATTATGCCAACATATTTATCCATCTACATATTGATATTCAGTGGGTGAGAATTTTTCTTATTAACTTGAGGA encodes the following:
- the LOC103723440 gene encoding multiple RNA-binding domain-containing protein 1, yielding MSRICVKNLPNYVKEDRLREFFSQKGEVTDAKLMRTKDGKSRQFAFIGFRTEKEAEEALKYFNNTYMDTRKIMCEIAHKVGDPNIPSPWSRYSAKKGSEGNKDIIAVEAKSSVIKNSKGLGSSTDVSKNSKEGENNDPKLQEFLQIMQPRVKSKLWANDTLGGIQLIEKDERGAEKEAQPPKSKRNESAKLKVQVIDGSNGENGVAHGTTSVHIQKGASETSTEQSNEIAQYDVMTDMDYFKSRIKKNWSDSETDNEDSRSEEDSKCESESESDDEKSFETREVDAKGRTVQTDGSTPAGHNQVEVENETSLEDSEGETDDNENPTSSLSDEKKQALDTGRLFIRNLPYTTTEDELMELFGQFGDISQVHLVVDKDTKQSKGIAYVLYTLPESAVRALEELDNSIFQGRLLHVLPAKPQNPSTQKLESDHATIKKTFKQQREEQRKASEASGDTRAWNSLFMRPDTVVENIARKHGISKSDLLDREADDLAVRIALGETHVIAQTKNALSNAGVNIIAVEEYASKKTDNIKRSNHVILVKNLPYSSCEGDLVNLFGKFGSLDKVILPPTRVLALVIFLEAAEARAAFKGLAYKRYKDAPLYLEWAPADILSPNPTSESEEQKNVVGEQNVKKVLLEQSVEGLPEEDIDPDRVESRSLFVKNLNFQTSDESLKKHFSDNMKSGSIRSVKVKKHIKNGKNVSMGFGFIEFDSVETATNVCKDLQGTVLDGHALILQLCHAKKDGQVLKKDEKDRSSTKLLVRNVAFEATEKDLRQLFSPFGQIRRLRLPMKFGSHRGFAFVEYVTKQEAQNALKALPSTHLYGRHLVLERAKEGESLEELRARTAAQFVDENNGFQKLSKKRKHMTVVDEGNVKFARIID